The following coding sequences are from one Bacteroidales bacterium window:
- a CDS encoding protein-L-isoaspartate(D-aspartate) O-methyltransferase — protein sequence MVQDSFRHKGLRKKLVETLRQKGITDANVLQAINRVPRHLFLDSSFLEYAYQDKAFPIGSGQTISQPFTVAYQTQLLHVLQDDKVLEIGTGSGYQSCVLLEMGAKVFTIERQKKLFEKTKSFLPTIGYNPKMFYGDGYKGLPPYAPFDKIIITAAAPEIPQELITQLKVGGILVIPVGPMDVQTMVTIQKISSNEIIRLEHDKFRFVPMLGNKAKD from the coding sequence ATGGTTCAGGATTCATTCCGGCATAAAGGATTAAGGAAAAAACTGGTCGAAACGCTCCGTCAAAAGGGAATTACCGATGCAAATGTTTTGCAGGCTATCAATCGCGTTCCCAGGCACCTCTTCCTTGATTCCTCCTTTCTTGAATATGCTTATCAGGATAAAGCTTTTCCTATCGGATCCGGCCAGACCATATCACAACCATTCACGGTTGCTTATCAGACGCAATTACTCCATGTCCTGCAGGATGATAAAGTCCTCGAAATAGGTACCGGGTCCGGGTATCAATCCTGTGTCCTGCTTGAAATGGGAGCAAAAGTATTCACCATCGAACGGCAGAAAAAGCTGTTTGAAAAAACTAAATCCTTTCTTCCCACCATAGGATATAATCCTAAAATGTTTTACGGAGATGGCTATAAAGGATTGCCCCCTTACGCACCTTTCGACAAGATCATTATCACAGCGGCCGCTCCCGAAATTCCACAGGAACTGATTACCCAACTGAAAGTCGGCGGCATCCTTGTTATTCCTGTTGGTCCCATGGATGTGCAAACTATGGTGACCATTCAAAAAATCAGCTCAAATGAAATAATCCGGCTGGAGCATGACAAGTTCCGGTTTGTGCCCATGCTGGGGAATAAAGCGAAAGACTGA
- a CDS encoding sugar transferase: protein MNKKLQVFKYLVADVLAAMLAWSLFFIYRKFSIEPTVLDHLSDIFKDRNFYLGSLIVPFFWIILYIILGTYNVNKIFRKSRLKELSQTSFISLVGVIIIFFALILDDVIITYKSYYQLFVFLYLFHFGLTYTFRLIITTGTVRKIHRRELGFNTIIVGSNGNAIKIYEEIERQVMPSGNKFTGFVNVVGYEKYKIGKYLPHLGKLQDLKQIIQDYNVEEVILAIERSERETIKNILTILEEAEVVIKIIPDMQDYLMGMVKMSSIWQYPLIQISQDLMPPWQQSMKRLIDIVAALIALTLLFPVFVFVAVGVKFSSRGPVIYSQKRVGIHDHTFKMHKFRSMFSDAEKDGPQLATKNDDRITRFGRYLRKVRLDEIPQFFSVLKGDMSLVGYRPERQFYIDQIVEIAPEYRLLFKIKPGITSWGQVKYGYAENIEQMVERLKYDLLYIENMSLAMDFKILIYTVLIVLQGRGK from the coding sequence ATGAACAAAAAGTTACAGGTTTTTAAGTATTTGGTTGCTGATGTGCTGGCTGCTATGTTAGCATGGTCATTGTTCTTCATTTACAGGAAATTCTCTATTGAACCTACCGTCCTGGATCACTTGTCGGATATTTTTAAAGACAGGAATTTCTATCTTGGCAGCCTTATCGTTCCTTTTTTCTGGATCATCTTGTATATTATACTTGGAACATACAATGTCAATAAGATTTTCCGGAAATCAAGGCTGAAGGAACTTAGCCAGACATCCTTCATTTCATTGGTCGGGGTAATAATCATTTTCTTCGCTTTGATCCTTGATGACGTTATAATTACGTATAAATCTTACTATCAATTATTTGTTTTCTTGTACCTGTTTCATTTTGGCCTGACTTACACATTCAGGCTGATCATTACCACCGGAACCGTCAGAAAAATTCACCGGAGGGAACTGGGCTTTAATACTATCATCGTTGGAAGCAATGGCAATGCGATCAAGATTTATGAAGAGATAGAAAGACAGGTCATGCCATCAGGCAATAAGTTTACTGGTTTTGTCAATGTTGTTGGATATGAGAAATACAAGATTGGTAAATACCTGCCTCACCTGGGAAAACTCCAGGACCTGAAACAGATCATTCAGGATTATAATGTAGAAGAAGTAATTCTTGCCATTGAAAGATCGGAAAGGGAGACTATTAAAAATATCCTGACTATTCTTGAGGAAGCTGAAGTAGTTATCAAAATTATCCCGGATATGCAGGATTACCTGATGGGGATGGTAAAGATGTCTTCAATCTGGCAGTATCCGCTAATCCAGATTTCCCAGGATCTCATGCCACCGTGGCAGCAATCAATGAAGCGGTTGATCGACATAGTGGCAGCTTTAATTGCTCTCACACTACTTTTTCCTGTTTTCGTCTTTGTTGCTGTCGGCGTCAAATTCAGTTCAAGAGGACCAGTTATTTACTCTCAGAAAAGAGTTGGCATTCATGACCATACTTTTAAGATGCACAAATTCAGGTCAATGTTTTCTGATGCTGAAAAAGACGGACCGCAATTAGCTACAAAGAATGATGACCGCATCACTCGGTTTGGCAGGTATCTCAGAAAAGTCAGGCTCGATGAAATCCCACAGTTTTTTTCTGTTTTGAAGGGAGATATGTCTCTTGTCGGATACCGTCCTGAACGCCAGTTTTATATAGACCAGATTGTTGAAATAGCGCCGGAATACAGGCTGCTTTTTAAAATAAAACCGGGAATAACTTCCTGGGGACAGGTGAAATACGGGTACGCTGAAAATATCGAACAGATGGTTGAACGGTTAAAATACGACCTGCTATATATTGAGAACATGTCACTGGCCATGGATTTTAAAATCCTGATCTATACAGTATTGATTGTGTTACAGGGAAGGGGAAAGTGA
- a CDS encoding Gfo/Idh/MocA family oxidoreductase — protein MLKIGVLGAGHLGKIHIKCILEIKEYELMGFYDADEKTASQVGKEFGVKHYPSIDELIDAVDLVDIVTPTISHFDCASRALKKARHVFIEKPVVTTPEKARQLMVFADEANVKVQVGHVERFNPAFLAAQPYINKPMFIEAHRLAQFNPRGTDVPVILDLMIHDIDIVLSVVKSGIKRIFASGVAVVSDTPDIANARIEFDNGCVANLTASRISMKNMRKARFFQRDAYVAVDFLKKDVEIIRISDPPEINADPLAMIIDLGEKRGKKQISVEKPEIINLNAIKKELESFYHAIVNNTTPPVTINDGYDALNVAYQILGKMQELPTGMAL, from the coding sequence ATGCTGAAAATAGGAGTGCTTGGGGCCGGTCATTTAGGAAAGATCCATATTAAATGTATCCTTGAAATAAAAGAATACGAATTGATGGGATTTTATGATGCTGATGAGAAAACGGCCTCCCAGGTCGGAAAGGAATTCGGTGTTAAGCATTATCCAAGTATTGATGAACTGATAGACGCAGTGGATTTAGTAGACATAGTGACCCCGACGATTTCCCATTTCGACTGTGCATCAAGGGCTTTAAAAAAAGCCCGTCATGTTTTTATCGAGAAACCAGTGGTTACCACGCCGGAAAAGGCGAGGCAGCTCATGGTATTTGCTGATGAGGCAAACGTTAAAGTCCAGGTAGGTCATGTTGAGCGTTTTAACCCTGCTTTTCTTGCCGCGCAGCCCTATATCAACAAGCCGATGTTTATTGAAGCTCACAGACTGGCGCAATTCAACCCGAGAGGGACTGACGTACCGGTTATTCTCGACCTGATGATTCATGACATCGATATTGTCCTGAGCGTGGTTAAGTCGGGTATTAAGAGAATTTTCGCCAGTGGGGTGGCTGTTGTCAGTGATACACCGGATATAGCAAATGCCAGGATCGAATTTGACAATGGTTGTGTGGCAAATCTGACTGCAAGCCGGATTTCCATGAAAAACATGAGAAAAGCCCGTTTCTTTCAACGTGATGCATATGTGGCAGTTGATTTTCTGAAAAAAGATGTAGAAATTATCCGTATTTCCGATCCACCGGAAATAAATGCCGATCCGTTAGCAATGATCATAGACCTTGGAGAAAAAAGAGGAAAGAAACAGATATCCGTTGAGAAACCGGAAATTATTAATCTGAATGCTATAAAAAAAGAACTGGAAAGTTTCTATCATGCTATTGTTAATAATACTACACCGCCTGTTACCATCAATGATGGTTACGATGCCCTGAATGTAGCTTATCAGATCCTGGGGAAAATGCAGGAATTACCAACCGGAATGGCACTTTAA
- a CDS encoding DUF4294 domain-containing protein: MLRFFLIAVSLFISILALSQEQDGIIVYGKIVDGDTIAVIPLREVNIFSWKMLDNKEERKLTRLMKNVKIVYPYARLAGIKLVEYEEVLSQAPDDQARRKIMKKLEEELKAEYGQELRDLTVTQGKILLKLIDRETGESSYNLVTEFRGEFRAVFYQAFARLFGLNMKLKYDPEGEDRDIEYIVKMIESGQL; the protein is encoded by the coding sequence ATGCTGAGATTTTTTTTAATAGCTGTTTCCCTATTTATTTCAATTCTTGCCTTATCCCAGGAACAAGATGGTATTATTGTTTATGGAAAAATAGTAGATGGTGATACTATTGCCGTCATACCTCTCAGGGAAGTGAATATTTTTTCATGGAAAATGCTTGATAATAAAGAAGAAAGAAAGCTAACCAGGTTGATGAAAAACGTCAAGATCGTTTACCCCTATGCACGGCTGGCAGGGATTAAACTGGTAGAGTACGAGGAAGTTCTTTCACAAGCGCCAGACGATCAGGCAAGAAGAAAGATTATGAAAAAGCTTGAAGAAGAGCTTAAGGCTGAATATGGTCAGGAATTGAGAGATTTGACGGTCACACAGGGCAAAATTTTGTTGAAATTGATTGATCGGGAGACCGGTGAATCCTCTTATAACCTGGTTACTGAGTTCAGGGGAGAATTCAGGGCTGTTTTTTACCAGGCATTTGCCCGGCTTTTTGGCTTGAATATGAAGCTTAAATATGATCCGGAAGGTGAAGACCGTGATATTGAATATATCGTAAAGATGATTGAGAGCGGTCAATTGTAA